Below is a window of Blastopirellula marina DNA.
GATGGACGAACCGACGAACCATTTGGATATCGATTCGATTCTGTGGCTGGAAAAGTTACTGCTTAATACTTCTAGTTCGATTGTCTTTGTTACACACGACCGCGCTTTCGCAAGAAAGCTGGCCACCCGTGTGGTCGATGTCGATCGCGGGCGTGTTACCAGTTGGTCGTGTGGCTACGACGATTTCTTAAAACGAAAAGCCGAGTCTCTCGAAGCGGAAGAGAAACAGCAGGCTTTGTTCGACAAAAAATTAGCCCAGGAAGAAGCTTGGATTCGCCAAGGTATCAAGGCTCGGCGAACACGCAACGAAGGTCGGGTGCGCGCGCTGAAGAAGCTGCGAGAAGAGTTTCGTGATCGACGGAAGCACGTCGGCAGCGTGAAAATGGAAGCTCATGCGGCGGATCGGTCGGGGCAACTGGTCTTCAAGGCGGATGACCTCTCGCACCGATTCGGCGACTTACGAATCGTCGATGACTTTTCAACGGTCGTGATGCGTGGTGATAAGGTTGGCATTATTGGCCGGAACGGCATCGGTAAGTCGACTTTGCTGCGGATCTTATTAGGTCAACTCAAGCCTGACAAAGGTCAAGTCAAAGTAGGGACCAATGTTCAGATCGCCTACTTCGATCAACTTCAAGCTCGTCTCGATCCAGAGCAAACTCTGCGGGCCAATATTGGCGAAGGGAACGAGTTCATTCAAGTTAACGGCAAGTCGAAGCATGTGGTCGGCTACCTGCAGGAGTTTTTGTTCACACCCGAACAAGCGAACCGGGCGATCAAATACTTAAGCGGTGGCGAACGCAATCGCTTGTTGTTGGCTCAATTGTTTGCCAAGCCGTCGAATGTGTTGGTACTTGATGAACCAACGAACGACCTCGATGCCGACACGATGGAACTACTGGAAGACCTGGTAGTGAATTATCCTGGAACGATTCTTGTGGTCAGCCACGACCGCGAGTTTCTGAACAATGTGGTCACTAGCACGATTGCTTTTGAGGGAGATGGCATCGTTCGTGAATATGCAGGTGGATACGATGACTATTTGATTCAGAAGAACAAGGAAGAGACTCCGCAGTTTGAACCAGCCAAGGTCGAGCCCAAACCGGTTGCCGAAACGAAGCCTTCCGCACCCAAGAAGAGCAATGCGGAAGGTGGCCGCGGTCGGAAGCTGAGCTACAAAGAGCAACGCGAACTCGACAACTTGCCAGACCGTATCGCGGAACTGGAAGCGGAGCAGGAAAAGCTTCAGGCCAAGATCGCCGATCCAGGGTTCTATCAGCAATCGCAGGATGAAATCAAAAAGGTTTCCCAGCGAGTTGAAGAAATCGGCGACGAATTATTGATGGCGCTAGAACGCTGGGAAGAACTAGCGACAATCCAAGAAGGGAGCTAACGCTAAAATTGGGAAGTCGCGATAAACGTGCCCAGCATCAAGATCCAAACGACATCCAGAAAGTGCCAGTAGATCGCACATAGATCGACGCCCCAGTGGCTTTCGTGATCGTAGCGATGGTGATACGCGTGGTAGATGATCCAACCCAGAAAGATCATTCCGCCAACAACGTGCAGACCGTGGACGAAGACCAGAAAAAACGCGACGCCGAACTGAGGTTGTAGCTGATCTTGGCGATTTACCGTCTGAATGCTTTCTAGCAAAACGCTCAGTCCAACGGTTTGGCACAAGATGAATACGATCGACACAGCGACCGACGCCCAAAGCCAGTTCCGCAATTGAATCTGCCGCTCGCGACGGACGCTGACAACCGCTTGATGCAGGGTAAAGCTGACGCCCAGCATGAAAAGCGTGCCAACGGTTAATGGCCAAGGAATGCCGCTGAACGGGATGGCCAGGACTTTGGGGAAGAATCCAATCGCGATGAAGCCGACCAAGCCCGCCAGGAAGAACATGGTCAACGAGGCAATGAAGAGGGCGAAACCAATCCTGGCTTGGTATTCCTCGCGTCGCATCGACATCGTCGAGAAAGAGTTTCGGAGCATTGCGACTTGAGACCTCGACAGGTGGACCCATTATCCTGCTGGGCCACCTGTTCAACTCACGTTAACGGATGGTTACTCCACCGTCGCCGTAGCGTTGTAATACTGCTCGATCTGTGGCTGATACTGTTCCGAGTCGAGTAACGAGAACCCGATGAACAATGCCACGAAAATCAAGCTGAACACCAGCAGGAGCACGTTGAAAAACTTGTCGAAATAAAGGTGCATGAAGAATGCAGCAACCAACAAGGCCTTTACGGTAGCAATTGCCAAAGCAACCCAAATATCGATGCCGCCCAGTTCCCACTCTGCCACTGAGACCGTGAAAAAGGTCAGAGCGATCAGAGCTGCGAACGTTCCCAGCAACATCGGAATCGACATCACGTGCGATAGGCCGTGATCGTGATTGTCGGCAGAATTCGAATGGTCAGACATATCAGGATTCCGGGTTGGAATTAGGAACGAATGAGGTACAGAAGCGGGAACAGGTAAATCCAGATCAAGTCGACCAAGTGCCAGTAAAGACCGACGTAGTCGACAGGCCCAAAGTACTCACTACTGAAGTCACCCCGAATCGAGCGACGAATCAACCAAGCGATGGCAATCATCCCACCAACAATATGAATCCCGTGCAGACCAGTCATCATATAGTAGATGCCGAAGAAGATTTGAGCATTACGCGGTGCGTTCACAAACTCTTCAGGGCCACCGTGACCGTGAGCGTCGCCATGCTCAGCGGAGGCATGCTCGCCGGAGTCATGTGCAGTGGCGTGCTCTTCTTCACCATGGGCCGCTTCGCCTTCGCCGTGAGCGTGTTCTTCAGCGGCAGTATGTTCTTTCTTTTCCGCTTCTGCGACTTCCTCGGCAACCTCCGGGAATTGGATCGGGTGCTGCACCTGGTAGATGACGTTCGCTTCGCCCGTCAAAAGCCCCTTCTCGAACTTGTGAGTGTACTCGAAGTACTTAATCACAAGGAAAACGCCAGCCAGCAAAAACGTAGTGACAAGCAGGCCAATCAGGAGTTTCTTTTGGCTCAACTGAGCAGCGCGAACGGCCCAAGCCATCGACAAGCTACTAACGATCAGTACCACCGTATTGACGGCACCCAGTAACGTATTGAGTTCTTTATGAGCGTACAGAAAGACTTCCGGATGGTTGTACCGGTAGATAATGTACGCACAGAACAGCCCGCTAAAGAACAGGATTTCTGTGATCAAAAAGAGCCAAATGCCCAGCTTGCCCGAGTCGAACTGCTGTTGCATCGTCTCGAAGTGGTGAGCCTGGAACGGTGAGTGACCGTGATGGTCATCCTCCGCATG
It encodes the following:
- a CDS encoding ATP-binding cassette domain-containing protein, encoding MPLITLKNVRHSYHDRPLFTDVNLVLEPGQRVCLMGRNGAGKSTLLKILAGEVIPDDGEVATAVGLTRAQMAQTVPTDDRGTVFDVVADGVGDLAAILREYHTLTHQFAENATDEIAKRLDELQHEIDTNDGWNLQNQIEQTLTRTGLDGELVFQKLSAGMKRRVLLARALVNEPDLLLMDEPTNHLDIDSILWLEKLLLNTSSSIVFVTHDRAFARKLATRVVDVDRGRVTSWSCGYDDFLKRKAESLEAEEKQQALFDKKLAQEEAWIRQGIKARRTRNEGRVRALKKLREEFRDRRKHVGSVKMEAHAADRSGQLVFKADDLSHRFGDLRIVDDFSTVVMRGDKVGIIGRNGIGKSTLLRILLGQLKPDKGQVKVGTNVQIAYFDQLQARLDPEQTLRANIGEGNEFIQVNGKSKHVVGYLQEFLFTPEQANRAIKYLSGGERNRLLLAQLFAKPSNVLVLDEPTNDLDADTMELLEDLVVNYPGTILVVSHDREFLNNVVTSTIAFEGDGIVREYAGGYDDYLIQKNKEETPQFEPAKVEPKPVAETKPSAPKKSNAEGGRGRKLSYKEQRELDNLPDRIAELEAEQEKLQAKIADPGFYQQSQDEIKKVSQRVEEIGDELLMALERWEELATIQEGS
- a CDS encoding cytochrome C oxidase subunit IV family protein, with translation MSDHSNSADNHDHGLSHVMSIPMLLGTFAALIALTFFTVSVAEWELGGIDIWVALAIATVKALLVAAFFMHLYFDKFFNVLLLVFSLIFVALFIGFSLLDSEQYQPQIEQYYNATATVE
- a CDS encoding cytochrome c oxidase subunit 3 family protein, which produces MSAAVETHDNAHHAEDDHHGHSPFQAHHFETMQQQFDSGKLGIWLFLITEILFFSGLFCAYIIYRYNHPEVFLYAHKELNTLLGAVNTVVLIVSSLSMAWAVRAAQLSQKKLLIGLLVTTFLLAGVFLVIKYFEYTHKFEKGLLTGEANVIYQVQHPIQFPEVAEEVAEAEKKEHTAAEEHAHGEGEAAHGEEEHATAHDSGEHASAEHGDAHGHGGPEEFVNAPRNAQIFFGIYYMMTGLHGIHIVGGMIAIAWLIRRSIRGDFSSEYFGPVDYVGLYWHLVDLIWIYLFPLLYLIRS
- a CDS encoding heme-copper oxidase subunit III; translation: MLRNSFSTMSMRREEYQARIGFALFIASLTMFFLAGLVGFIAIGFFPKVLAIPFSGIPWPLTVGTLFMLGVSFTLHQAVVSVRRERQIQLRNWLWASVAVSIVFILCQTVGLSVLLESIQTVNRQDQLQPQFGVAFFLVFVHGLHVVGGMIFLGWIIYHAYHHRYDHESHWGVDLCAIYWHFLDVVWILMLGTFIATSQF